One window from the genome of Candidatus Eisenbacteria bacterium encodes:
- a CDS encoding TonB-dependent receptor, producing the protein MPRSFLWAIRLTVLAAVVALVPLALAGTTGKLSGRVVNEKKEPLAGVNVRIDGQRLGAITDDDGSYFIIGIPAGQYVVRMNLVGYAPFVAERVEVSPDFTTTQDAQMRTEAVQLGEVRVEATRPLLQKDATGTTRFISSDDIQKLPTRGYRDAAALQTGIVNFARNIDTEAQNNNTLIIRGGRPNETAYYVDGFSQQDPLTGTSSTSISNNAIEEVVVLTGGFNAEYGRIMSGAVNVVTREGADKYFGSIEAVTDNLAGSWIGADKTDYNIYDVSLGGPLWPGYEDANFYVSAERRWQADRAPGFLSDVFKDQLATEGLAEGRKPSNSSGGQTFQGKVTWRPTEKGTLKLSALGSEDDWRQYLHAYLFDLQHAPRYYDRNKSYGATYSHVLSPRTFFNLSGNYFETMRKRGDGLAFDRLAEYYTPGGSNPTYDSDLPFFWRDGHVFDDYLQRRSSYYGIQGGFTSQINQHNQLKVGGDWQRHTLRYFDHFFPVQLGGTNPNLLDWDGYGYQMNVFRDANNVVTRIDLEEVNGGRDGAKHPQTWSTYVQDKFERSGVIVNGGLRFDHINVNTPALRSERFPLGVDDTTANLSGSRLDDADLEPNKTYARISPRLGVAFPVDEKTVLRFNYGQFYQQPNLQDLYVSYRFLDYKVRSGGYFVGFGNPNLRPERTTAYEVGVQRQMGDRVRLDATAYYKDVKDLVEIQAIPSSPKSFSSYRNRDFATIKGFDLGIAMRPVNHFSGQLSYSLSFAKGTGSVSNTQRNIAWVGTEVPKQTAPLDFDQRHKISMNVDWRLGKGEGPLMGSHRWLENTGINALFNVGSGTPYTPTKVYNEVTLAAVASEPSGPVNSEYGPWSVSLDLKATREFVLGNLKVEAFVWGLNVLDNKNPITVYTSTGSPYTTNWINTDDGQTFLANTVAKNGGQLYDLAENNPNLYANPRLVRFGLRTSF; encoded by the coding sequence ATGCCTCGAAGCTTCCTGTGGGCCATCCGGCTGACGGTTCTCGCCGCCGTGGTGGCACTGGTGCCTCTGGCCCTGGCCGGCACGACCGGCAAGCTGTCGGGCCGCGTCGTGAACGAGAAGAAGGAGCCGCTCGCCGGAGTCAACGTCCGCATTGATGGCCAGCGCCTGGGTGCGATCACGGACGATGACGGCAGCTACTTCATCATCGGCATTCCGGCCGGCCAGTACGTCGTGCGCATGAACCTCGTCGGCTACGCGCCGTTCGTCGCCGAGCGCGTCGAGGTCTCGCCCGACTTCACCACGACCCAGGACGCGCAGATGCGCACCGAGGCCGTGCAGCTCGGCGAGGTGCGCGTCGAGGCGACCCGTCCCCTGCTGCAGAAGGACGCCACCGGCACGACCCGGTTCATCAGCTCGGACGACATCCAGAAGCTGCCGACCCGCGGTTACCGTGACGCCGCCGCCCTGCAGACGGGCATCGTCAACTTCGCCCGCAACATCGACACCGAAGCGCAGAACAACAACACCCTGATCATCCGCGGCGGCCGGCCGAACGAAACCGCCTACTACGTGGACGGGTTCTCGCAGCAGGACCCGCTGACGGGCACCTCGAGCACCTCGATCAGCAACAACGCGATCGAGGAAGTCGTCGTCCTGACGGGCGGCTTCAACGCCGAGTACGGCCGCATCATGTCCGGCGCGGTGAACGTCGTGACCCGCGAGGGCGCGGACAAGTACTTCGGCTCGATCGAGGCCGTCACCGACAACCTCGCGGGAAGCTGGATCGGGGCCGACAAGACCGACTACAACATCTACGACGTGTCGCTCGGCGGGCCGCTCTGGCCGGGCTACGAGGACGCGAACTTCTACGTCTCGGCCGAGCGCCGCTGGCAGGCCGATCGCGCCCCGGGGTTCCTGTCCGACGTCTTCAAGGACCAGCTCGCGACCGAAGGCCTCGCCGAAGGCCGCAAGCCTTCGAACAGCTCCGGTGGACAGACGTTCCAGGGCAAGGTGACCTGGCGGCCGACGGAGAAGGGCACCCTGAAGCTGAGTGCGCTGGGCTCCGAGGACGACTGGCGTCAGTACCTGCACGCCTACCTGTTCGACCTCCAGCACGCCCCGCGCTACTACGACCGCAACAAGTCCTACGGCGCCACCTACAGCCACGTGCTCAGCCCGCGGACGTTCTTCAACCTCTCGGGCAATTACTTCGAGACGATGCGCAAGCGCGGAGACGGGCTGGCGTTCGACCGTCTCGCCGAGTACTACACGCCCGGCGGCAGCAACCCGACCTACGATTCCGACCTGCCGTTCTTCTGGCGTGACGGTCACGTCTTCGACGACTACCTGCAGCGGCGGTCGTCCTATTACGGCATTCAGGGCGGGTTCACGTCGCAGATCAATCAGCACAATCAGCTCAAGGTGGGTGGCGACTGGCAGCGGCACACGCTTCGCTACTTCGATCACTTCTTCCCGGTGCAGCTCGGCGGAACGAATCCCAACCTGCTCGACTGGGACGGCTACGGCTACCAGATGAACGTCTTCCGCGACGCGAACAACGTCGTGACGCGCATCGACCTCGAGGAGGTCAATGGCGGCCGGGACGGCGCCAAGCATCCGCAGACGTGGTCCACGTACGTGCAGGACAAGTTCGAGCGCTCCGGCGTGATCGTGAACGGCGGCCTGCGCTTCGATCACATCAACGTCAACACGCCCGCGCTGCGCAGCGAGCGGTTCCCGCTGGGCGTGGACGATACGACCGCGAACCTGAGCGGCAGCCGGCTGGACGACGCCGACCTCGAGCCCAACAAGACCTACGCGCGCATCTCGCCGCGTCTGGGCGTCGCCTTCCCGGTGGACGAGAAGACGGTGCTTCGCTTCAACTACGGCCAGTTCTACCAGCAGCCGAACCTGCAGGACCTCTATGTCAGCTACCGCTTCCTCGACTACAAGGTTCGCAGCGGCGGTTACTTCGTCGGCTTCGGCAACCCCAATCTGCGCCCGGAGCGGACGACGGCCTACGAGGTCGGCGTCCAGCGGCAGATGGGGGATCGCGTGCGCCTCGACGCGACGGCCTACTACAAGGACGTCAAGGACCTGGTCGAGATCCAGGCGATTCCGTCGAGCCCCAAGAGCTTCTCGTCGTACCGGAATCGCGATTTCGCGACGATCAAGGGCTTCGACCTCGGCATCGCGATGCGCCCGGTCAACCACTTCTCCGGGCAGCTTTCGTACAGCTTGTCGTTCGCCAAGGGCACCGGCTCGGTGTCGAACACTCAGCGCAACATCGCCTGGGTCGGCACCGAGGTTCCGAAGCAGACGGCTCCGCTCGACTTCGACCAGCGCCACAAGATTTCGATGAACGTGGACTGGCGACTCGGCAAGGGCGAGGGCCCGCTCATGGGCTCGCACCGCTGGCTCGAGAACACCGGCATCAACGCGCTCTTCAACGTCGGGAGCGGCACCCCGTACACCCCGACCAAGGTCTACAACGAGGTGACGCTGGCCGCGGTGGCCTCCGAGCCGAGCGGTCCGGTCAACTCGGAGTACGGCCCCTGGTCGGTGAGCCTCGACCTGAAGGCGACGCGTGAGTTCGTGCTCGGCAACCTGAAGGTCGAAGCCTTCGTGTGGGGACTCAACGTGCTGGACAACAAGAACCCGATCACGGTCTACACCTCGACCGGATCGCCGTACACCACGAACTGGATCAACACCGACGACGGCCAGACCTTCCTCGCGAACACCGTGGCGAAGAACGGCGGGCAGCTCTACGACCTGGCCGAGAACAACCCGAATCTCTACGCCAACCCGCGTCTCGTGCGGTTCGGACTGCGGACGAGCTTCTGA
- a CDS encoding C40 family peptidase translates to MSYSFAVVSLPALDLRSRPAHTAELGSQLLLGEIVRLGVARKGWRHVTNLADGYRGWVREWGLVPASDRRVRAWRRKARASVVAPLAMLSAGPRGGVGAGPVFFGSRAIPGRRSRGRIELELPDARRGWVDRSAVALPGDARPALAQRITSLLGSPYLWGGRTPAGYDCSAFVQQALLEQDVRLPRDAAQQLSACRRLDRGEEPVPGDLAFFAGRSGRIEHVGILFAPTLFVHSRGRVQFASLSPDNPLYDKELSVQLAAWGRPQLGAGNCRPDAPGAFPPLTARGGVHNVPRGRVPGSFRQEGFGRVFPSRLHHRE, encoded by the coding sequence GTGAGTTATTCCTTCGCCGTCGTCAGTCTGCCGGCGCTCGACCTGCGCAGCCGGCCCGCCCACACGGCGGAACTGGGGTCGCAGCTCCTGCTCGGGGAGATCGTGCGGCTGGGCGTGGCCCGGAAGGGCTGGCGACACGTCACCAATCTCGCGGACGGCTACCGCGGCTGGGTTCGCGAGTGGGGGCTCGTTCCCGCCAGCGACCGCCGGGTTCGAGCCTGGCGGCGCAAGGCCCGGGCGTCGGTGGTTGCGCCGCTGGCGATGCTGAGCGCAGGCCCTCGCGGCGGGGTCGGTGCCGGCCCGGTCTTCTTCGGCTCGCGCGCGATTCCCGGCCGCCGGAGCCGGGGCCGGATCGAGTTGGAGCTGCCCGACGCCCGCCGCGGGTGGGTGGATCGCTCGGCGGTCGCCCTTCCCGGTGACGCGCGGCCAGCGCTCGCGCAGCGGATCACCAGCCTGCTCGGATCGCCTTACCTCTGGGGCGGGCGGACCCCAGCAGGCTACGACTGCTCGGCATTCGTCCAGCAGGCGCTGCTCGAACAGGACGTGCGGCTGCCGAGGGACGCCGCGCAACAGCTTTCCGCGTGCCGGCGGCTGGACCGCGGGGAGGAACCGGTCCCGGGCGACCTGGCCTTCTTCGCCGGCCGCTCGGGCCGGATCGAGCATGTCGGGATATTGTTTGCCCCAACGCTCTTCGTTCATTCTCGAGGCCGGGTCCAGTTTGCCTCGTTGTCCCCGGACAACCCTCTGTACGACAAAGAGTTGAGTGTTCAGCTGGCCGCCTGGGGACGCCCCCAACTCGGCGCCGGAAACTGCAGGCCGGACGCACCTGGCGCTTTTCCGCCCTTGACAGCCCGGGGGGGCGTTCATAACGTGCCGCGCGGGCGAGTGCCAGGATCCTTCCGCCAAGAAGGGTTCGGTCGGGTTTTTCCTTCGCGGCTCCATCACAGGGAATGA
- a CDS encoding GWxTD domain-containing protein, whose protein sequence is MPSFHLSGQAVRRIGVPAFAAAAVLLVATGALASGELQPLRSLQPPLFTADVAVALDSTAHPTVEVTFTLPYAEISWNKLQRGYAGGAGFSIVFEPSGGRRLFGDSWEKRLLVESYGATRNQRNQLVVRRSFDLPPGRYRIRARVRDVSSWVESEADDQLDLADLANVPVGFSDLQLGTSDSSGKFTPVATRRFGDGAIGLTARAVALDRRAGEWPRLAKLHWRISEAGGEVVQEGDTTLTLRQEVQPVELRPRNPGLFIGDYLLEVERVEGKSRWRTSRTFEVEESGPPRGKEYALMLEALSYIAQPKEIDAMRNLPEDQQAEAWERFWARRDPTPETPVNENLIEFYRRLRHANRQFQGIGPGWRSDMGRIYIRYGPPDQVESQPGSATSPTIEIWYYHQPYHRFVFADREGFGRYTLLNPEAE, encoded by the coding sequence GTGCCTTCCTTCCACCTCTCCGGCCAGGCCGTGCGTCGCATCGGCGTGCCCGCCTTCGCGGCTGCCGCCGTGCTTCTCGTGGCCACCGGCGCCCTCGCCTCGGGCGAGCTTCAGCCCCTGCGTTCGCTGCAGCCCCCGCTGTTCACCGCGGACGTCGCGGTGGCGCTCGACTCCACCGCACACCCGACGGTGGAAGTCACGTTCACGCTGCCCTATGCGGAGATCAGCTGGAACAAGCTCCAACGGGGCTACGCGGGCGGAGCCGGCTTCTCGATCGTCTTCGAGCCGTCGGGCGGTCGGCGGCTCTTTGGCGACTCCTGGGAGAAGCGCCTGCTCGTCGAGAGCTATGGCGCCACCCGAAACCAGCGCAACCAGCTGGTGGTCCGCCGCTCGTTCGACCTTCCGCCGGGGCGCTACCGGATCAGGGCCCGCGTCCGCGACGTCAGCTCGTGGGTGGAGTCCGAAGCCGACGACCAGCTCGATCTCGCCGATCTGGCGAATGTGCCGGTCGGCTTCTCGGACCTCCAGCTTGGGACCAGCGACTCGAGCGGGAAGTTCACCCCGGTCGCGACCCGCAGGTTCGGCGACGGCGCCATCGGGTTGACCGCGCGCGCGGTCGCCCTCGACCGGCGCGCGGGCGAGTGGCCGCGCCTGGCGAAGCTCCACTGGCGGATCAGCGAGGCGGGGGGCGAGGTCGTCCAGGAAGGGGACACCACCCTGACGCTGCGGCAGGAGGTGCAGCCCGTCGAACTGCGGCCGCGAAACCCCGGACTGTTCATCGGCGACTACCTCCTCGAAGTCGAACGGGTCGAGGGCAAGTCGCGCTGGCGCACGTCGCGCACGTTCGAGGTCGAGGAAAGCGGCCCGCCGAGGGGAAAAGAGTACGCGCTCATGCTCGAGGCGCTTTCCTACATCGCGCAGCCCAAAGAGATCGACGCCATGCGGAACCTGCCCGAGGACCAGCAGGCCGAGGCCTGGGAGCGCTTCTGGGCGCGTCGCGACCCCACGCCCGAGACCCCGGTCAACGAGAACCTGATCGAGTTCTATCGCCGGCTCCGCCACGCCAATCGGCAGTTCCAGGGCATCGGACCGGGCTGGCGCTCGGACATGGGCCGCATCTACATCCGCTACGGACCTCCCGACCAGGTCGAGTCGCAGCCGGGCAGCGCGACATCGCCGACGATCGAAATCTGGTACTACCACCAGCCCTACCATCGCTTCGTGTTCGCCGACCGGGAAGGCTTCGGCCGCTACACGCTGCTCAATCCCGAGGCGGAGTGA